The following proteins are encoded in a genomic region of Ovis canadensis isolate MfBH-ARS-UI-01 breed Bighorn chromosome 12, ARS-UI_OviCan_v2, whole genome shotgun sequence:
- the ABL2 gene encoding tyrosine-protein kinase ABL2 isoform X2 has translation MVFGTVLLPPNCYGRDQDTSLCCLCSEDSKTALPSLTDHFASCLEDGFEGDKTGGSSPEALHRPYGCDVEPQALNEAIRWSSKENLLGATESDPNLFVALYDFVASGDNTLSITKGEKLRVLGYNQNGEWSEVRSKNGQGWVPSNYITPVNSLEKHSWYHGPVSRSAAEYLLSSLINGSFLVRESESSPGQLSISLRYEGRVYHYRINTTTDGKVYVTAESRFSTLAELVHHHSTVADGLVTTLHYPAPKCNKPTVYGVSPIHDKWEMERTDITMKHKLGGGQYGEVYVGVWKKYSLTVAVKTLKEDTMEVEEFLKEAAVMKEIKHPNLVQLLGVCTLEPPFYIVTEYMPYGNLLDYLRECNREEVTAVVLLYMATQISSAMEYLEKKNFIHRDLAARNCLVGENHVVKVADFGLSRLMTGDTYTAHAGAKFPIKWTAPESLAYNTFSIKSDVWAFGVLLWEIATYGMSPYPGIDLSQVYDLLEKGYRMEQPEGCPPKVYELMRACWKWSPADRPSFAETHQAFETMFHDSSISEEVAEELGRAAAASSVVPYLPRLPLLPSKTRTLKKQGENKENIEGAQDATENSASSSAPGFIRSAQAPSGSPALPRKQRDKSPSSLLEDAKETCFTRDRKGGFFSSFMKKRNAPTPPKRSSSFREMENQPHKKYELTGNFSSVASLQHAEGFSLTPAQQEASLVPPKCYGGSFAQRNLCNDDGGGGGGSGAAGGGWSGITGFFTPRLIKKTLGLRAGKPTASDDTSKPFPRSNSTSSVSSGLPEQDRMAMTLPRNCQRSKLQLERTVSTSSQPEENVDRANDTLPKKSEEGAAPTRERPKAKLLPRGGTALPLRTPTGDPATTEKDSPGLGVAGAAAAPKSKERNGGARLGMAGVPEDGEQTGWASPAKTAAVLPTTHNHKVPVLISPTLKHTPADVQLIGTDSQGNKFKLLSEHQVTSSGDKDRPRRVKPKCAPPPPPVMRLLQHPSVCSDSTEEPVAPTAVQPKSETQEGGKKAAPGAVPISGKAGRPVMPPPQVPLPTSSISPAKMANGTAGTKVALRKTKQAAEKISADKISKEALLECADLLSSAITEPVPNSQLVDTGHQLLDYCSGYVDCIPQTRNKFAFREAVSKLELSLQELQVSSAAAGVPGANPVLNNLLSCVQEISDVVQR, from the exons ATGGTCTTTGGGACAGTTCTGCTTCCACCTAATTGTTATGGCAGAGATCAggacacatcactttgctgtcTATGCAGTGAGGACTCAAAAACGGCTCTCCCCAGCTTGACAG ATCACTTTGCCAGCTGTTTGGAGGATGGATTTGAGGGAGACAAGACTGGAGGCAGTAGTCCAG AAGCCTTGCACCGCCCCTACGGTTGTGATGTTGAACCCCAGGCCCTGAACGAAGCCATCAGGTGGAGCTCCAAGGAGAACCTGCTCGGAGCCACCGAGAGTGACCCTAATCTCTTTGTTGCACTTTATGATTTTGTAGCAAGTGGTGATAACACACTCAGCATCACTAAAG GTGAAAAGCTCCGAGTCCTTGGTTACAACCAGAATGGTGAGTGGAGTGAAGTTCGCTCTAAGAATGGCCAAGGCTGGGTGCCAAGCAACTACATCACCCCTGTGAACAGCCTGGAAAAACATTCCTGGTACCATGGACCTGTGTCTCGCAGTGCAGCAGAGTACCTACTCAGCAGTCTAATCAATGGCAGCTTCCTGGTGCGAGAGAGTGAGAGCAGCCCCGGGCAGCTGTCAATCTCGCTCAGGTACGAGGGGCGTGTATATCACTACAGGATCAATACCACCACAGATGGCAAG GTATATGTAACTGCCGAGAGCCGCTTCAGCACCTTGGCCGAGCTTGTTCACCATCACTCCACGGTGGCTGATGGGCTGGTGACAACCCTGCACTATCCGGCCCCCAAGTGTAATAAGCCTACAGTCTACGGTGTGTCCCCCATCCACGATAAGTGGGAGATGGAACGAACAGATATTACCATGAAGCACAAACTTGGGGGTGGTCAGTATGGAGAGGTTTACGTTGGCGTCTGGAAGAAATACAGCCTTACAGTTGCTGTGAAAACGTTGAAG GAAGATACTATGGAGGTCGAGGAATTTCTCAAGGAAGCTGCAGTGATGAAGGAAATCAAGCATCCTAACCTGGTACAGCTATTAG GTGTGTGTACCTTGGAGCCACCGTTTTACATTGTGACTGAATACATGCCTTATGGGAACTTGCTTGATTATCTCCGAGAATGCAACCGAGAAGAGGTGACTGCAGTTGTGCTGCTTTACATGGCCACTCAGATCTCATCTGCAATGGAGTATTTAGAGAAGAAGAATTTCATCCATAG ggatctTGCAGCTCGGAATTGCCTGGTGGGAGAAAACCATGTGGTGAAAGTGGCTGACTTTGGCTTAAGTAGATTGATGACTGGAGACACCTATACTGCTCACGCTGGAGCCAAATTTCCTATTAAGTGGACAGCACCAGAGAGTCTTGCCTACAATACCTTCTCAATCAAATCTGACGTCTGGG CGTTTGGGGTGCTTTTATGGGAAATTGCTACATATGGAATGTCACCATATCCAGGTATTGACCTGTCTCAGGTCTACGATCTACTGGAAAAAGGATACCGAATGGAGCAGCCTGAAGGATGTCCCCCTAAGGTGTATGAACTTATGAGAGCAT GCTGGAAGTGGAGCCCTGCCGATAGGCCCTCTTTTGCAGAAACACATCAAGCTTTTGAAACCATGTTCCATGACTCTAGCATTTCTGAAG AAGTTGCTGAGGAGCTTGGGAGGGCTGCTGCCGCCTCATCTGTGGTTCCGTATCTGCCCCGACTGCCTCTGCTCCCTTCCAAGACCCGGACACTGAAGAAGCAGGGGGAGAACAAGGAGAACATCGAGGGGGCACAAGATGCCACAGAAAACTCTGCTTCTAGTTCAGCACCAG ggttCATTAGAAGTGCACAGGCCCCCAGTGGGTCCCCAGCACTGCCTCGAAAGCAGAGAGACAAGTCACCCAGCAGCCTCTTGGAAGATGCCAAAGAGACATGCTTCACCAGAGATAGGAAGGGAGGCTTCTTCAGCTCCTTTATGAAAAAGAGAAACGCTCCCACACCCCCCAAACGCAGCAGCTCCTTCCGAGAAATGGAGAACCAGCCCCACAAGAAATACGAACTGACGGGTAACTTCTCATCTGTTGCTTCTCTGCAGCATGCTGAAGGGTTCTCTCTCACTCCTGCCCAGCAAGAAGCGAGTCTGGTGCCACCCAAGTGCTATGGGGGTAGCTTTGCACAGAGGAACCTCTGTAATGACgacggtggtgggggtgggggcagtggcgCTGCTGGGGGCGGGTGGTCTGGCATCACAGGCTTCTTTACACCACGCTTAATCAAAAAGACACTGGGCTTACGAGCAGGTAAACCCACAGCCAGTGATGACACGTCCAAGCCTTTTCCAAGGTCAAACTCTACATCTTCCGTGTCCTCAGGGCTTCCAGAGCAGGATAGGATGGCAATGACCCTTCCCAGGAACTGCCAGAGGTCCAAACTCCAGCTGGAAAGGACAGTGTCCACCTCTTCTCAGCCAGAAGAGAATGTGGACAGGGCCAATGACACGCTTCCAAAAAAATCAGAGGAAGGTGCCGCTCCGACCAGGGAGAGACCAAAAGCCAAACTTTTGCCCAGAGGAGGCACCGCTCTTCCTCTCAGAACCCCCACTGGGGATCCAGCCACTACAGAGAAGGATTCTCCAGGGTTGGGGGTGGCTGGAGCGGCAGCTGCCCCCAAGAGCAAGGAGAGGAATGGTGGGGCACGACTTGGCATGGCTGGAGTCCCAGAGGATGGCGAGCAGACCGGCTGGGCTTCTCCAGCCAAGACTGCTGCGGTCCTCCCAACCACTCATAACCACAAAGTGCCCGTCCTTATCTCACCCACTCTGAAGCACACTCCAGCTGACGTGCAGCTCATTGGCACAGACTCTCAGGGGAATAAATTCAAGCTCTTGTCAGAGCATCAGGTCACTTCCTCTGGAGACAAGGACCGACCCCGCCGGGTAAAACCAAagtgtgccccacccccaccaccagtgATGAGACTACTGCAGCATCCGTCCGTGTGCTCAGACTCCACGGAAGAGCCAGTCGCCCCGACTGCAGTCCAGCCCAAGTCAGAAAcacaggagggagggaaaaaggcGGCTCCAGGGGCAGTGCCCATCAGTGGGAAAGCTGGGAGGCCTGTGATGCCTCCACCTCAAGTGCCTCTGCCCACATCTTCCATCTCGCCAGCCAAAATGGCCAACGGCACAGCAGGTACTAAAGTGGCTCTGAGAAAAACCAAACAGGCGGCTGAGAAAATCTCAGCCGACAAAATCAGCAAGGAGGCCCTGCTGGAATGTGCTGACCTACTGTCCAGTGCAATCACGGAACCTGTGCCCAACAGCCAGCTGGTGGACACTGGCCACCAGCTGCTCGACTACTGCTCAGGCTATGTGGACTGCATCCCCCAAACTCGCAACAAATTTGCCTTCCGAGAGGCCGTGAGCAAACTGGAACTCAgcctgcaggagctgcaggtgtCTTCCGCAGCCGCTGGCGTGCCCGGGGCAAACCCTGTCCTTAACAACTTACTGTCGTGTGTACAGGAAATCAGTGATGTGGTGCAGAGGTAG
- the ABL2 gene encoding tyrosine-protein kinase ABL2 isoform X1, with product MGQQVGRVGEAPGLQQSQPRGIRGSSAARPSGRRRDLVGRTAEAGFNIFTQHDHFASCLEDGFEGDKTGGSSPEALHRPYGCDVEPQALNEAIRWSSKENLLGATESDPNLFVALYDFVASGDNTLSITKGEKLRVLGYNQNGEWSEVRSKNGQGWVPSNYITPVNSLEKHSWYHGPVSRSAAEYLLSSLINGSFLVRESESSPGQLSISLRYEGRVYHYRINTTTDGKVYVTAESRFSTLAELVHHHSTVADGLVTTLHYPAPKCNKPTVYGVSPIHDKWEMERTDITMKHKLGGGQYGEVYVGVWKKYSLTVAVKTLKEDTMEVEEFLKEAAVMKEIKHPNLVQLLGVCTLEPPFYIVTEYMPYGNLLDYLRECNREEVTAVVLLYMATQISSAMEYLEKKNFIHRDLAARNCLVGENHVVKVADFGLSRLMTGDTYTAHAGAKFPIKWTAPESLAYNTFSIKSDVWAFGVLLWEIATYGMSPYPGIDLSQVYDLLEKGYRMEQPEGCPPKVYELMRACWKWSPADRPSFAETHQAFETMFHDSSISEEVAEELGRAAAASSVVPYLPRLPLLPSKTRTLKKQGENKENIEGAQDATENSASSSAPGFIRSAQAPSGSPALPRKQRDKSPSSLLEDAKETCFTRDRKGGFFSSFMKKRNAPTPPKRSSSFREMENQPHKKYELTGNFSSVASLQHAEGFSLTPAQQEASLVPPKCYGGSFAQRNLCNDDGGGGGGSGAAGGGWSGITGFFTPRLIKKTLGLRAGKPTASDDTSKPFPRSNSTSSVSSGLPEQDRMAMTLPRNCQRSKLQLERTVSTSSQPEENVDRANDTLPKKSEEGAAPTRERPKAKLLPRGGTALPLRTPTGDPATTEKDSPGLGVAGAAAAPKSKERNGGARLGMAGVPEDGEQTGWASPAKTAAVLPTTHNHKVPVLISPTLKHTPADVQLIGTDSQGNKFKLLSEHQVTSSGDKDRPRRVKPKCAPPPPPVMRLLQHPSVCSDSTEEPVAPTAVQPKSETQEGGKKAAPGAVPISGKAGRPVMPPPQVPLPTSSISPAKMANGTAGTKVALRKTKQAAEKISADKISKEALLECADLLSSAITEPVPNSQLVDTGHQLLDYCSGYVDCIPQTRNKFAFREAVSKLELSLQELQVSSAAAGVPGANPVLNNLLSCVQEISDVVQR from the exons ATCACTTTGCCAGCTGTTTGGAGGATGGATTTGAGGGAGACAAGACTGGAGGCAGTAGTCCAG AAGCCTTGCACCGCCCCTACGGTTGTGATGTTGAACCCCAGGCCCTGAACGAAGCCATCAGGTGGAGCTCCAAGGAGAACCTGCTCGGAGCCACCGAGAGTGACCCTAATCTCTTTGTTGCACTTTATGATTTTGTAGCAAGTGGTGATAACACACTCAGCATCACTAAAG GTGAAAAGCTCCGAGTCCTTGGTTACAACCAGAATGGTGAGTGGAGTGAAGTTCGCTCTAAGAATGGCCAAGGCTGGGTGCCAAGCAACTACATCACCCCTGTGAACAGCCTGGAAAAACATTCCTGGTACCATGGACCTGTGTCTCGCAGTGCAGCAGAGTACCTACTCAGCAGTCTAATCAATGGCAGCTTCCTGGTGCGAGAGAGTGAGAGCAGCCCCGGGCAGCTGTCAATCTCGCTCAGGTACGAGGGGCGTGTATATCACTACAGGATCAATACCACCACAGATGGCAAG GTATATGTAACTGCCGAGAGCCGCTTCAGCACCTTGGCCGAGCTTGTTCACCATCACTCCACGGTGGCTGATGGGCTGGTGACAACCCTGCACTATCCGGCCCCCAAGTGTAATAAGCCTACAGTCTACGGTGTGTCCCCCATCCACGATAAGTGGGAGATGGAACGAACAGATATTACCATGAAGCACAAACTTGGGGGTGGTCAGTATGGAGAGGTTTACGTTGGCGTCTGGAAGAAATACAGCCTTACAGTTGCTGTGAAAACGTTGAAG GAAGATACTATGGAGGTCGAGGAATTTCTCAAGGAAGCTGCAGTGATGAAGGAAATCAAGCATCCTAACCTGGTACAGCTATTAG GTGTGTGTACCTTGGAGCCACCGTTTTACATTGTGACTGAATACATGCCTTATGGGAACTTGCTTGATTATCTCCGAGAATGCAACCGAGAAGAGGTGACTGCAGTTGTGCTGCTTTACATGGCCACTCAGATCTCATCTGCAATGGAGTATTTAGAGAAGAAGAATTTCATCCATAG ggatctTGCAGCTCGGAATTGCCTGGTGGGAGAAAACCATGTGGTGAAAGTGGCTGACTTTGGCTTAAGTAGATTGATGACTGGAGACACCTATACTGCTCACGCTGGAGCCAAATTTCCTATTAAGTGGACAGCACCAGAGAGTCTTGCCTACAATACCTTCTCAATCAAATCTGACGTCTGGG CGTTTGGGGTGCTTTTATGGGAAATTGCTACATATGGAATGTCACCATATCCAGGTATTGACCTGTCTCAGGTCTACGATCTACTGGAAAAAGGATACCGAATGGAGCAGCCTGAAGGATGTCCCCCTAAGGTGTATGAACTTATGAGAGCAT GCTGGAAGTGGAGCCCTGCCGATAGGCCCTCTTTTGCAGAAACACATCAAGCTTTTGAAACCATGTTCCATGACTCTAGCATTTCTGAAG AAGTTGCTGAGGAGCTTGGGAGGGCTGCTGCCGCCTCATCTGTGGTTCCGTATCTGCCCCGACTGCCTCTGCTCCCTTCCAAGACCCGGACACTGAAGAAGCAGGGGGAGAACAAGGAGAACATCGAGGGGGCACAAGATGCCACAGAAAACTCTGCTTCTAGTTCAGCACCAG ggttCATTAGAAGTGCACAGGCCCCCAGTGGGTCCCCAGCACTGCCTCGAAAGCAGAGAGACAAGTCACCCAGCAGCCTCTTGGAAGATGCCAAAGAGACATGCTTCACCAGAGATAGGAAGGGAGGCTTCTTCAGCTCCTTTATGAAAAAGAGAAACGCTCCCACACCCCCCAAACGCAGCAGCTCCTTCCGAGAAATGGAGAACCAGCCCCACAAGAAATACGAACTGACGGGTAACTTCTCATCTGTTGCTTCTCTGCAGCATGCTGAAGGGTTCTCTCTCACTCCTGCCCAGCAAGAAGCGAGTCTGGTGCCACCCAAGTGCTATGGGGGTAGCTTTGCACAGAGGAACCTCTGTAATGACgacggtggtgggggtgggggcagtggcgCTGCTGGGGGCGGGTGGTCTGGCATCACAGGCTTCTTTACACCACGCTTAATCAAAAAGACACTGGGCTTACGAGCAGGTAAACCCACAGCCAGTGATGACACGTCCAAGCCTTTTCCAAGGTCAAACTCTACATCTTCCGTGTCCTCAGGGCTTCCAGAGCAGGATAGGATGGCAATGACCCTTCCCAGGAACTGCCAGAGGTCCAAACTCCAGCTGGAAAGGACAGTGTCCACCTCTTCTCAGCCAGAAGAGAATGTGGACAGGGCCAATGACACGCTTCCAAAAAAATCAGAGGAAGGTGCCGCTCCGACCAGGGAGAGACCAAAAGCCAAACTTTTGCCCAGAGGAGGCACCGCTCTTCCTCTCAGAACCCCCACTGGGGATCCAGCCACTACAGAGAAGGATTCTCCAGGGTTGGGGGTGGCTGGAGCGGCAGCTGCCCCCAAGAGCAAGGAGAGGAATGGTGGGGCACGACTTGGCATGGCTGGAGTCCCAGAGGATGGCGAGCAGACCGGCTGGGCTTCTCCAGCCAAGACTGCTGCGGTCCTCCCAACCACTCATAACCACAAAGTGCCCGTCCTTATCTCACCCACTCTGAAGCACACTCCAGCTGACGTGCAGCTCATTGGCACAGACTCTCAGGGGAATAAATTCAAGCTCTTGTCAGAGCATCAGGTCACTTCCTCTGGAGACAAGGACCGACCCCGCCGGGTAAAACCAAagtgtgccccacccccaccaccagtgATGAGACTACTGCAGCATCCGTCCGTGTGCTCAGACTCCACGGAAGAGCCAGTCGCCCCGACTGCAGTCCAGCCCAAGTCAGAAAcacaggagggagggaaaaaggcGGCTCCAGGGGCAGTGCCCATCAGTGGGAAAGCTGGGAGGCCTGTGATGCCTCCACCTCAAGTGCCTCTGCCCACATCTTCCATCTCGCCAGCCAAAATGGCCAACGGCACAGCAGGTACTAAAGTGGCTCTGAGAAAAACCAAACAGGCGGCTGAGAAAATCTCAGCCGACAAAATCAGCAAGGAGGCCCTGCTGGAATGTGCTGACCTACTGTCCAGTGCAATCACGGAACCTGTGCCCAACAGCCAGCTGGTGGACACTGGCCACCAGCTGCTCGACTACTGCTCAGGCTATGTGGACTGCATCCCCCAAACTCGCAACAAATTTGCCTTCCGAGAGGCCGTGAGCAAACTGGAACTCAgcctgcaggagctgcaggtgtCTTCCGCAGCCGCTGGCGTGCCCGGGGCAAACCCTGTCCTTAACAACTTACTGTCGTGTGTACAGGAAATCAGTGATGTGGTGCAGAGGTAG
- the ABL2 gene encoding tyrosine-protein kinase ABL2 isoform X3: MGQQVGRVGEAPGLQQSQPRGIRGSSAARPSGRRRDLVGRTAEAGFNIFTQHEALHRPYGCDVEPQALNEAIRWSSKENLLGATESDPNLFVALYDFVASGDNTLSITKGEKLRVLGYNQNGEWSEVRSKNGQGWVPSNYITPVNSLEKHSWYHGPVSRSAAEYLLSSLINGSFLVRESESSPGQLSISLRYEGRVYHYRINTTTDGKVYVTAESRFSTLAELVHHHSTVADGLVTTLHYPAPKCNKPTVYGVSPIHDKWEMERTDITMKHKLGGGQYGEVYVGVWKKYSLTVAVKTLKEDTMEVEEFLKEAAVMKEIKHPNLVQLLGVCTLEPPFYIVTEYMPYGNLLDYLRECNREEVTAVVLLYMATQISSAMEYLEKKNFIHRDLAARNCLVGENHVVKVADFGLSRLMTGDTYTAHAGAKFPIKWTAPESLAYNTFSIKSDVWAFGVLLWEIATYGMSPYPGIDLSQVYDLLEKGYRMEQPEGCPPKVYELMRACWKWSPADRPSFAETHQAFETMFHDSSISEEVAEELGRAAAASSVVPYLPRLPLLPSKTRTLKKQGENKENIEGAQDATENSASSSAPGFIRSAQAPSGSPALPRKQRDKSPSSLLEDAKETCFTRDRKGGFFSSFMKKRNAPTPPKRSSSFREMENQPHKKYELTGNFSSVASLQHAEGFSLTPAQQEASLVPPKCYGGSFAQRNLCNDDGGGGGGSGAAGGGWSGITGFFTPRLIKKTLGLRAGKPTASDDTSKPFPRSNSTSSVSSGLPEQDRMAMTLPRNCQRSKLQLERTVSTSSQPEENVDRANDTLPKKSEEGAAPTRERPKAKLLPRGGTALPLRTPTGDPATTEKDSPGLGVAGAAAAPKSKERNGGARLGMAGVPEDGEQTGWASPAKTAAVLPTTHNHKVPVLISPTLKHTPADVQLIGTDSQGNKFKLLSEHQVTSSGDKDRPRRVKPKCAPPPPPVMRLLQHPSVCSDSTEEPVAPTAVQPKSETQEGGKKAAPGAVPISGKAGRPVMPPPQVPLPTSSISPAKMANGTAGTKVALRKTKQAAEKISADKISKEALLECADLLSSAITEPVPNSQLVDTGHQLLDYCSGYVDCIPQTRNKFAFREAVSKLELSLQELQVSSAAAGVPGANPVLNNLLSCVQEISDVVQR; encoded by the exons AAGCCTTGCACCGCCCCTACGGTTGTGATGTTGAACCCCAGGCCCTGAACGAAGCCATCAGGTGGAGCTCCAAGGAGAACCTGCTCGGAGCCACCGAGAGTGACCCTAATCTCTTTGTTGCACTTTATGATTTTGTAGCAAGTGGTGATAACACACTCAGCATCACTAAAG GTGAAAAGCTCCGAGTCCTTGGTTACAACCAGAATGGTGAGTGGAGTGAAGTTCGCTCTAAGAATGGCCAAGGCTGGGTGCCAAGCAACTACATCACCCCTGTGAACAGCCTGGAAAAACATTCCTGGTACCATGGACCTGTGTCTCGCAGTGCAGCAGAGTACCTACTCAGCAGTCTAATCAATGGCAGCTTCCTGGTGCGAGAGAGTGAGAGCAGCCCCGGGCAGCTGTCAATCTCGCTCAGGTACGAGGGGCGTGTATATCACTACAGGATCAATACCACCACAGATGGCAAG GTATATGTAACTGCCGAGAGCCGCTTCAGCACCTTGGCCGAGCTTGTTCACCATCACTCCACGGTGGCTGATGGGCTGGTGACAACCCTGCACTATCCGGCCCCCAAGTGTAATAAGCCTACAGTCTACGGTGTGTCCCCCATCCACGATAAGTGGGAGATGGAACGAACAGATATTACCATGAAGCACAAACTTGGGGGTGGTCAGTATGGAGAGGTTTACGTTGGCGTCTGGAAGAAATACAGCCTTACAGTTGCTGTGAAAACGTTGAAG GAAGATACTATGGAGGTCGAGGAATTTCTCAAGGAAGCTGCAGTGATGAAGGAAATCAAGCATCCTAACCTGGTACAGCTATTAG GTGTGTGTACCTTGGAGCCACCGTTTTACATTGTGACTGAATACATGCCTTATGGGAACTTGCTTGATTATCTCCGAGAATGCAACCGAGAAGAGGTGACTGCAGTTGTGCTGCTTTACATGGCCACTCAGATCTCATCTGCAATGGAGTATTTAGAGAAGAAGAATTTCATCCATAG ggatctTGCAGCTCGGAATTGCCTGGTGGGAGAAAACCATGTGGTGAAAGTGGCTGACTTTGGCTTAAGTAGATTGATGACTGGAGACACCTATACTGCTCACGCTGGAGCCAAATTTCCTATTAAGTGGACAGCACCAGAGAGTCTTGCCTACAATACCTTCTCAATCAAATCTGACGTCTGGG CGTTTGGGGTGCTTTTATGGGAAATTGCTACATATGGAATGTCACCATATCCAGGTATTGACCTGTCTCAGGTCTACGATCTACTGGAAAAAGGATACCGAATGGAGCAGCCTGAAGGATGTCCCCCTAAGGTGTATGAACTTATGAGAGCAT GCTGGAAGTGGAGCCCTGCCGATAGGCCCTCTTTTGCAGAAACACATCAAGCTTTTGAAACCATGTTCCATGACTCTAGCATTTCTGAAG AAGTTGCTGAGGAGCTTGGGAGGGCTGCTGCCGCCTCATCTGTGGTTCCGTATCTGCCCCGACTGCCTCTGCTCCCTTCCAAGACCCGGACACTGAAGAAGCAGGGGGAGAACAAGGAGAACATCGAGGGGGCACAAGATGCCACAGAAAACTCTGCTTCTAGTTCAGCACCAG ggttCATTAGAAGTGCACAGGCCCCCAGTGGGTCCCCAGCACTGCCTCGAAAGCAGAGAGACAAGTCACCCAGCAGCCTCTTGGAAGATGCCAAAGAGACATGCTTCACCAGAGATAGGAAGGGAGGCTTCTTCAGCTCCTTTATGAAAAAGAGAAACGCTCCCACACCCCCCAAACGCAGCAGCTCCTTCCGAGAAATGGAGAACCAGCCCCACAAGAAATACGAACTGACGGGTAACTTCTCATCTGTTGCTTCTCTGCAGCATGCTGAAGGGTTCTCTCTCACTCCTGCCCAGCAAGAAGCGAGTCTGGTGCCACCCAAGTGCTATGGGGGTAGCTTTGCACAGAGGAACCTCTGTAATGACgacggtggtgggggtgggggcagtggcgCTGCTGGGGGCGGGTGGTCTGGCATCACAGGCTTCTTTACACCACGCTTAATCAAAAAGACACTGGGCTTACGAGCAGGTAAACCCACAGCCAGTGATGACACGTCCAAGCCTTTTCCAAGGTCAAACTCTACATCTTCCGTGTCCTCAGGGCTTCCAGAGCAGGATAGGATGGCAATGACCCTTCCCAGGAACTGCCAGAGGTCCAAACTCCAGCTGGAAAGGACAGTGTCCACCTCTTCTCAGCCAGAAGAGAATGTGGACAGGGCCAATGACACGCTTCCAAAAAAATCAGAGGAAGGTGCCGCTCCGACCAGGGAGAGACCAAAAGCCAAACTTTTGCCCAGAGGAGGCACCGCTCTTCCTCTCAGAACCCCCACTGGGGATCCAGCCACTACAGAGAAGGATTCTCCAGGGTTGGGGGTGGCTGGAGCGGCAGCTGCCCCCAAGAGCAAGGAGAGGAATGGTGGGGCACGACTTGGCATGGCTGGAGTCCCAGAGGATGGCGAGCAGACCGGCTGGGCTTCTCCAGCCAAGACTGCTGCGGTCCTCCCAACCACTCATAACCACAAAGTGCCCGTCCTTATCTCACCCACTCTGAAGCACACTCCAGCTGACGTGCAGCTCATTGGCACAGACTCTCAGGGGAATAAATTCAAGCTCTTGTCAGAGCATCAGGTCACTTCCTCTGGAGACAAGGACCGACCCCGCCGGGTAAAACCAAagtgtgccccacccccaccaccagtgATGAGACTACTGCAGCATCCGTCCGTGTGCTCAGACTCCACGGAAGAGCCAGTCGCCCCGACTGCAGTCCAGCCCAAGTCAGAAAcacaggagggagggaaaaaggcGGCTCCAGGGGCAGTGCCCATCAGTGGGAAAGCTGGGAGGCCTGTGATGCCTCCACCTCAAGTGCCTCTGCCCACATCTTCCATCTCGCCAGCCAAAATGGCCAACGGCACAGCAGGTACTAAAGTGGCTCTGAGAAAAACCAAACAGGCGGCTGAGAAAATCTCAGCCGACAAAATCAGCAAGGAGGCCCTGCTGGAATGTGCTGACCTACTGTCCAGTGCAATCACGGAACCTGTGCCCAACAGCCAGCTGGTGGACACTGGCCACCAGCTGCTCGACTACTGCTCAGGCTATGTGGACTGCATCCCCCAAACTCGCAACAAATTTGCCTTCCGAGAGGCCGTGAGCAAACTGGAACTCAgcctgcaggagctgcaggtgtCTTCCGCAGCCGCTGGCGTGCCCGGGGCAAACCCTGTCCTTAACAACTTACTGTCGTGTGTACAGGAAATCAGTGATGTGGTGCAGAGGTAG